Sequence from the Flavobacterium sp. TR2 genome:
AGTAAGACCTGAAATGTTTGAAGATGCTTTAATTCGCTCGTACGAAAATGTGGCTTCTAAAAAGTAATCGTTCTATCTCACAATAGTTCTAAAAGTCAAGTTAACCCTTGGCTTTTGAGTAGTCTTTGTTGGAGGAAGACGATGAAGCCAGTGGGTTTGCGTTTCATCTTTCATCACGAGCAAGCTTCCATGTTCCAAAATCAGAGAAACCGTTTCTTTTGATTCTTTATGCTTGAAGGCAAATTTTCGTTCGGCACCAAAACTCACAGATCCGATTGCGCCATTTTTCTTTAAATCTTTTTCGGCATCGCTATGCCAAGCCATTCCTTCTTCTCCGGTATGATATAAGTTCAGCAGACAGGAATTGAAAGTTTCTCCCGTTTTTTCTTCAATGATTTTTTTTAACTCTAAAAGTTCGGGAGTCCAAGGCAAAGCTTTTTTGGTAGTATTCGAATACGTGTATTCAAATTCCTGATCGCCGTACCACGCGACTTTTCTTTTGGTTAGGATTAATTTCCCAAAGATGACGGCTTCATCATTTTTCCATTCGATTGTGTTTAATAAAATATCACGATAGAAATCAGCTTGCTGTCTAGAAAATAATTTTCCGTAATAATGCACCGTTCCATCTTTTGGAAGCAGATTAGTTGTTTCGTCTATTTGAGGGTTAAATAAGTCCATTTTTCCATTTTTGATATTCCAATTTCATACAATGTCCGCAAGGTCTGAAGCCGTTTTGTTTTGCTTCTTTTTCAGAAGAAAAAAAGACGCGATTCTCTCGTTTCATTCTTTTTCCCGAAGAACATTGAAGCGTTCCGTAGATTTTTAATTTTTGGTTGCCACCGAAACAAATTTCGCCTTTTTTAATTTTATTTCGAAGATCCGAATCGGTTATTTTATTGTGTTGAAGCATTTGTTTTTTTTAGATTTTTTTATGGTAGAGACGCACTGCGGCGTTTACGCAAAGATTGGTTTTTAATTTGCCACAGATTAAAAGAATTATTATTAAAAATCTGTTTAAATCTACGGTATCTGTGAGGAAAATGCCTTTACAGATTTGCGTCAGACGCACTGCAGTGCGTCTCTACAGATATGCGATGGTTCCGAAACCTTTGATCCTCTAAACCTTTGCACCTTTTTTTCTTAATTTTATGGTAGAGACGCACTGCAGCGTCTATGCAAAGATTGGTTTTTAATTTGCCACAGATTAAAAGAATTATTATTAAAAGTCTGTTTAAATCTACGGTATCTGTGAGGAAAATGCCTTTACAGATTTGCGTTACGTAGACGCACTGCAGTGCGTCTCTACAGATATGCGATGGTTCAAAACCTTTGATCCTCTGAACCTCTGAACCTTTGCACCTTTGTACCTTAATTTAATGCATCATGAAAAATGATTCCCAGCGTATATCTTTCGCCCGAATGCACTTCGCTCACGCCATGTTTCATATTCACACGATAATAACCTTTAGTGCCTTTTACAGGTCTGAAATTGGTCGTAAAAACAAGAATATCTCCCTTTTTGGGTTTCAAAACAATCGCTTTAGATTGCGCTCTTGGCGTTTGTTGGGTAAGAACAAATTCGCCGCCTGTAAAATCTTCGTCAGGTTCTGAAAGAAAAAGCACAATTTGAAGAGGAAAGTAAACATCGCCATACAAATCCTGATGCAAAGTATTAAAACCGCTTTTGCCATATTTTAGAATTAAAACTGTAGCTTTCAGTTGATTATTGTCGTGGCATTGTTTTAATAGTTCTTGATGCTGGTTCGGAAAAACGGTATT
This genomic interval carries:
- a CDS encoding alpha-ketoglutarate-dependent dioxygenase AlkB family protein; translated protein: MDLFNPQIDETTNLLPKDGTVHYYGKLFSRQQADFYRDILLNTIEWKNDEAVIFGKLILTKRKVAWYGDQEFEYTYSNTTKKALPWTPELLELKKIIEEKTGETFNSCLLNLYHTGEEGMAWHSDAEKDLKKNGAIGSVSFGAERKFAFKHKESKETVSLILEHGSLLVMKDETQTHWLHRLPPTKTTQKPRVNLTFRTIVR
- a CDS encoding Ada metal-binding domain-containing protein; protein product: MLQHNKITDSDLRNKIKKGEICFGGNQKLKIYGTLQCSSGKRMKRENRVFFSSEKEAKQNGFRPCGHCMKLEYQKWKNGLI
- a CDS encoding 2OG-Fe(II) oxygenase; this encodes MKTNIESLNWENITELMHENGFAVLENMLSNEECESLKANYPNPDLYRKTVVMERYRFGLGEYKYFDYPLPDLIQNIRSAIYPKLAPIANSWMKALNINTVFPNQHQELLKQCHDNNQLKATVLILKYGKSGFNTLHQDLYGDVYFPLQIVLFLSEPDEDFTGGEFVLTQQTPRAQSKAIVLKPKKGDILVFTTNFRPVKGTKGYYRVNMKHGVSEVHSGERYTLGIIFHDALN